The following are encoded in a window of Prevotella melaninogenica genomic DNA:
- a CDS encoding 4-alpha-glucanotransferase, with product MNIQFHINYQTYYGQDLVLNIITGQHNGAVEASQYRMRTSDGYHWEVEVKKDAKPGTHIEYFYSILCGDNEQRKEWGIMNHRLDFDTERSLNYHVYDHWSDIPDNAYLYTSAITDCVAGKKLVKGKLNNYNKAVTLKVRAPQLGATDELFLVGAEPALGAWNVKKALKMVQHNINEWSYTLDATKLVGDQLEVKFFVKSNESNENLVWEYSNNRTVTLPTMDEGDVVVYELTEAAFPLPAVRVAGTLVPVFSLRSETSFGIGDFGDLKKMVDWVSMTNQRALQILPINDTTITHTWTDSYPYSCISIFALHPQYADLTALPALKDKKQSEKFEKLRKELNALPQIDYERVNDAKNEYLHLLFEQEGGKVLESSDFKTFFAETERWLVPYAQYSYMRDKFGTADFSHWPDHKQWDEADRKALSNPKDKAYKEVAFFYYVQFVLSSQMKAVHEYAQAHKIILKGDIPIGVNRYGCDVWTEPRYFNLNGQAGAPPDDFSVNGQNWGFPTYNWDEMIKDGCQWWVNRFQNMAKYFDAYRIDHVLGFFRIWEIPIHSVHGLLGQFAPSLGMSREEIEGYGLHWQEELFTEPFITDWVLDRIFREHADEVRQKYVEHVWGDRYKMRSEYDTQRKVEKAFAGKNSDVDIWLRDGLYALISDVLFVRDHKDPNRFHPRISVQFDFIYETLYDSDKAIFNKLYNDYYYRRNNQFWYQEAMKKLPKLVNATRMLVCAEDLGMVPDCVAWVMNELRILSLEIQSMPKNPKVRFGYLSENPYRSVSTISTHDMATLRQWWDEDWERTQDYFNSMLHRGGPAPHPLPGWLARDIVSRHLTSPSMLCILGIQDWMSIDEELRLADPNAERINVPANPKHYWRYRMHVSIEDLMKNKAFNEQITNLIYQAGR from the coding sequence ATGAACATACAGTTTCACATAAACTACCAGACCTACTATGGACAAGACCTTGTCCTGAATATTATCACAGGTCAACACAACGGGGCTGTAGAGGCCTCACAGTACAGAATGCGCACATCTGACGGCTACCACTGGGAGGTGGAAGTGAAGAAGGATGCAAAGCCAGGAACGCATATCGAATATTTCTACAGCATTCTTTGTGGAGATAACGAACAGCGAAAAGAATGGGGTATCATGAACCATCGCCTTGACTTTGACACAGAACGCAGTCTTAACTATCATGTTTACGACCACTGGAGTGATATTCCAGACAATGCTTATCTCTATACTTCTGCTATCACCGATTGCGTTGCTGGCAAGAAATTGGTTAAGGGTAAACTCAATAACTATAACAAAGCTGTCACGCTGAAGGTGCGTGCACCACAGTTAGGTGCTACGGATGAGCTTTTCCTTGTAGGTGCTGAGCCTGCATTAGGTGCTTGGAACGTGAAGAAGGCACTGAAGATGGTACAGCATAATATCAACGAGTGGAGCTATACCTTAGATGCTACCAAACTTGTTGGCGACCAACTTGAAGTAAAGTTCTTCGTCAAGAGCAATGAGAGCAATGAGAATCTTGTATGGGAGTACAGCAACAATCGTACCGTGACATTACCTACAATGGACGAAGGCGACGTTGTTGTTTATGAGTTGACAGAGGCTGCTTTCCCACTTCCTGCCGTTCGCGTTGCTGGAACATTGGTACCAGTGTTCTCACTTCGTTCGGAAACAAGCTTCGGTATCGGCGACTTTGGCGATCTGAAGAAGATGGTTGACTGGGTGAGCATGACCAACCAGCGTGCGCTGCAGATTCTCCCTATCAACGATACAACTATCACACACACTTGGACAGACTCTTATCCATATAGCTGTATCTCTATCTTTGCCCTCCACCCACAGTATGCTGACCTTACAGCATTACCAGCTTTGAAGGACAAGAAGCAGAGTGAGAAGTTCGAGAAACTACGTAAAGAGCTTAACGCACTACCTCAGATTGACTATGAGCGTGTGAACGATGCGAAGAATGAATATCTCCATTTGCTTTTTGAACAAGAGGGTGGAAAGGTGCTCGAAAGCAGTGATTTCAAGACATTCTTTGCTGAGACAGAGAGATGGCTCGTACCATACGCACAGTATTCTTATATGAGAGATAAGTTCGGAACAGCCGACTTCTCACACTGGCCAGACCACAAGCAATGGGATGAGGCTGACCGCAAGGCATTGTCTAACCCTAAGGACAAGGCTTATAAAGAGGTTGCTTTCTTCTATTACGTACAGTTCGTATTGAGTAGTCAGATGAAAGCGGTACACGAATATGCACAGGCTCATAAGATTATCCTTAAGGGTGACATTCCTATCGGTGTTAATCGCTATGGCTGTGACGTATGGACAGAACCACGTTACTTCAATCTTAATGGTCAGGCAGGTGCTCCACCTGATGATTTCTCAGTGAATGGTCAGAACTGGGGCTTCCCTACTTACAACTGGGATGAGATGATTAAGGACGGCTGTCAGTGGTGGGTTAACCGCTTCCAGAATATGGCAAAATACTTTGACGCTTATCGCATCGACCACGTTCTCGGCTTCTTCCGTATCTGGGAGATTCCTATTCATTCGGTACACGGACTGCTTGGGCAGTTCGCTCCATCACTCGGTATGAGTCGTGAGGAGATTGAAGGCTATGGTCTACACTGGCAGGAGGAACTCTTTACAGAGCCTTTCATTACAGATTGGGTACTCGACCGCATCTTCCGTGAGCATGCTGACGAGGTAAGACAGAAGTATGTGGAACACGTATGGGGCGACAGATATAAGATGCGTTCTGAGTATGATACACAGCGAAAGGTTGAGAAAGCATTTGCTGGTAAGAACTCTGATGTAGACATTTGGCTGCGTGACGGACTCTATGCTTTGATTAGTGACGTTCTCTTCGTTCGTGATCACAAGGATCCAAACCGCTTCCATCCACGCATCAGCGTACAGTTCGATTTCATTTACGAGACACTCTACGATAGTGATAAGGCTATCTTTAATAAGCTCTACAACGACTACTACTATCGTCGTAACAACCAGTTCTGGTATCAAGAGGCAATGAAGAAACTACCTAAGTTGGTCAATGCAACTCGTATGCTTGTCTGTGCAGAAGACTTAGGAATGGTTCCTGATTGCGTGGCATGGGTGATGAACGAGCTTCGTATCCTCAGTCTTGAGATTCAAAGTATGCCTAAGAACCCGAAGGTGCGCTTTGGCTATCTCAGTGAGAACCCTTACCGCAGCGTTAGCACCATCTCTACTCACGACATGGCTACCCTACGTCAGTGGTGGGATGAAGACTGGGAACGTACGCAAGACTACTTCAACAGCATGCTACATCGTGGTGGTCCTGCTCCTCACCCATTACCAGGTTGGTTGGCAAGAGATATCGTTAGCCGTCACCTTACATCGCCAAGTATGCTCTGTATCCTCGGTATTCAGGATTGGATGAGCATCGACGAGGAATTGCGTTTGGCTGACCCTAATGCTGAGCGTATCAATGTTCCTGCCAATCCAAAGCATTACTGGCGTTATCGTATGCACGTCAGCATTGAGGACTTGATGAAAAATAAGGCTTTCAATGAGCAGATAACAAACCTTATCTATCAGGCGGGTCGATAA
- the pulA gene encoding type I pullulanase, translating into MKLKYNLAASVAAFILSQNVAAQQRFNEMSYSPSETTFRLNAPSKPTLRLYEAGRGGKAYKKVKLTQSGDNTWAVTVKGDLKGKFYTFDIGHGETPGVFAKAVGCNGGRGAVVDMKETNPTGWESDRRVPTKSPADLVIYELHHRDFSIDPSSGLIHKGKYLALTEQKAIDHLKKLGINAVHILPSFDFASIDESKPDIPQYNWGYDPLNYNVPEGSYSYDANLPTRRIMEFKQMVQALHKAGIRVILDVVYNHTFDLTNSNFERTYPKAYYRYKADGTPSDGTGCGNETASERPLMREYMLESMKYWVNEYHIDGFRVDLMGVHDIQTMNDIRRELNAIDPEIFVYGEGWSAGTCAYPLEKLAMKAAVPQMPGIAAFSDDIRDALRGPFSDDHKAGFLGGVTGLEESLKAGIAGMIEHPQVDYSKVNYSKKPYALEPTQMISYVSCHDDMCLVDRLKASIPEAEYDENELIRLNLLAQTVIFTSQGVPFMLSGEEMLRNKKGVHNSFNSPDSINHLDWNNLKTYPQVFNYYSGLINLRKAHPAFRLGKADLVRKHLEFLPVQDCLVAFCLKDHAGGDKWKNIYVILNANKELRTVNIPKGQYTIVCANGEINEAGLGKMEGGEVMVDAQSALILHD; encoded by the coding sequence ATGAAATTAAAATACAACCTTGCAGCATCTGTAGCTGCATTCATACTCTCACAGAACGTTGCTGCACAGCAGCGATTCAACGAGATGTCCTATTCTCCGAGTGAGACAACCTTCCGCCTCAATGCTCCCTCTAAACCAACGCTCCGCCTTTATGAGGCAGGACGAGGTGGAAAAGCCTACAAGAAGGTGAAACTTACGCAGAGTGGAGACAACACTTGGGCTGTCACTGTGAAGGGAGACCTCAAAGGTAAGTTCTATACCTTCGATATCGGACACGGCGAGACACCAGGTGTCTTTGCCAAAGCGGTAGGTTGTAATGGCGGTCGTGGTGCCGTTGTAGATATGAAGGAGACTAACCCAACAGGCTGGGAGAGCGATCGTCGTGTTCCAACCAAGAGTCCAGCCGACCTTGTTATCTATGAGTTGCACCACCGTGACTTCTCTATTGACCCTTCATCGGGTTTGATCCACAAGGGTAAATACCTCGCCTTGACAGAGCAGAAGGCTATTGATCACTTGAAGAAGTTGGGTATTAACGCTGTACATATCCTCCCTTCGTTCGATTTTGCTTCGATAGATGAATCCAAACCGGACATACCACAGTATAATTGGGGCTATGACCCATTGAACTATAACGTACCAGAAGGTAGCTACTCATACGATGCTAACCTGCCTACACGCCGTATTATGGAGTTCAAGCAGATGGTACAAGCATTGCACAAGGCGGGTATCAGAGTTATCCTCGACGTTGTTTACAACCATACTTTCGACCTCACAAATAGTAACTTTGAGCGTACTTATCCTAAGGCGTACTACCGATACAAGGCTGATGGTACACCATCAGATGGCACAGGGTGTGGCAATGAGACGGCAAGTGAGCGTCCTTTGATGCGCGAGTATATGTTGGAATCAATGAAGTATTGGGTAAATGAATATCATATTGACGGTTTCCGTGTAGACCTTATGGGTGTGCATGACATTCAAACAATGAATGATATTCGTCGTGAACTCAATGCTATCGATCCAGAGATATTTGTCTATGGCGAGGGATGGAGTGCTGGTACATGTGCTTATCCACTTGAGAAGTTAGCGATGAAGGCAGCAGTTCCACAGATGCCGGGCATTGCAGCCTTCTCTGATGACATCCGTGATGCCTTGCGTGGACCCTTCTCTGACGACCACAAGGCCGGTTTCCTGGGTGGCGTTACAGGCTTGGAAGAGAGTTTGAAGGCAGGTATTGCGGGTATGATTGAACACCCACAGGTAGACTACTCAAAGGTAAACTATTCTAAGAAACCTTATGCCCTTGAGCCTACTCAGATGATTTCTTACGTCAGTTGTCACGATGATATGTGTCTCGTTGACCGTCTGAAAGCATCTATTCCAGAGGCTGAATACGATGAAAATGAGCTGATTCGTCTGAATCTTCTTGCCCAGACAGTTATCTTCACATCACAGGGTGTACCCTTTATGCTTTCTGGTGAGGAAATGCTCCGCAACAAGAAAGGTGTGCATAACTCATTTAATTCACCTGATAGTATCAACCATCTCGATTGGAATAACCTCAAGACTTATCCGCAGGTATTCAACTATTACAGTGGACTCATCAACCTTCGCAAGGCACATCCAGCCTTCCGATTGGGTAAAGCCGACCTCGTTCGCAAGCATCTTGAGTTCCTTCCTGTACAGGATTGTTTGGTTGCTTTCTGCCTAAAAGACCATGCTGGTGGTGATAAGTGGAAGAATATCTACGTCATCCTCAATGCTAACAAGGAACTTCGCACCGTCAACATCCCTAAGGGTCAGTATACAATTGTATGTGCTAATGGTGAAATTAACGAAGCTGGATTAGGCAAAATGGAAGGTGGTGAGGTGATGGTTGATGCCCAGTCAGCCCTTATCTTGCATGATTAA
- a CDS encoding SLC45 family MFS transporter, with protein sequence MKQKPNLSFWQLWNLSFGFFGVQIAYALQSANISRIFATLGADPHNLSYFWILPPLMGIVVQPIVGTLSDMTWTRFGRRIPYLFVGAAVAVFVMCLLPNAGSLGMAVSTAMVFGLVSLMFLDTSINMAMQPFKMLVGDMVNEKQKTLAYSIQSFLCNAGSIAGYVFPFFFTFLGISNQAPSGVVPDSVVYSFYIGAAILILCVIYTTAKVKEMPPKEYAEYHSVEKKEDTSKSNLFTLLKFAPPTFWKVGLVQFFCWFAFMYMWTYTNGTVAANCWGVDMLAHDATMTKGYQEAGNWVGILFAIQAIGSVAWAMVLPQFKNTKLAYSFSLILGAAGFVLAAFVHDQYVMFIPFLLIGCAWAAILAMPFTLVTNALEGYGHLGTYLGLFNGTICIPQIIAAAIGGVLLQMVGSVQSNMMIVAGVSLFLGAMSVGFIKVRRPAEQG encoded by the coding sequence ATGAAACAAAAACCTAACTTAAGCTTTTGGCAACTTTGGAATCTCAGCTTTGGATTCTTTGGAGTGCAGATTGCGTACGCGCTGCAGAGTGCCAACATCTCACGCATCTTCGCAACATTAGGTGCTGACCCTCATAATCTTAGTTACTTCTGGATACTCCCCCCATTGATGGGTATCGTCGTACAACCGATTGTTGGAACACTCTCTGACATGACGTGGACACGCTTCGGACGTCGCATTCCTTACCTCTTCGTAGGTGCAGCCGTTGCCGTCTTCGTGATGTGTCTGCTGCCGAATGCGGGTTCTTTAGGTATGGCAGTCTCAACGGCAATGGTATTTGGACTTGTCTCATTGATGTTCCTCGACACAAGTATCAATATGGCCATGCAACCCTTTAAGATGTTAGTGGGAGACATGGTCAACGAGAAACAGAAGACACTCGCCTACTCTATTCAGAGTTTCCTCTGCAATGCAGGCTCTATTGCAGGCTACGTCTTCCCATTCTTCTTCACCTTCTTAGGTATCTCTAACCAAGCTCCATCAGGTGTAGTACCAGACTCAGTGGTCTATTCTTTCTATATTGGTGCAGCCATTCTCATCCTCTGTGTTATCTATACTACAGCCAAGGTAAAGGAGATGCCACCAAAGGAATATGCCGAATACCATTCTGTAGAGAAGAAAGAAGATACTTCAAAGTCTAATCTCTTCACCTTATTAAAGTTTGCGCCACCTACCTTCTGGAAAGTTGGTTTGGTACAGTTCTTCTGCTGGTTCGCCTTTATGTATATGTGGACTTACACCAATGGAACCGTAGCAGCTAACTGTTGGGGCGTTGATATGCTTGCACATGATGCAACGATGACAAAGGGTTATCAAGAAGCAGGCAACTGGGTTGGTATTCTCTTTGCCATTCAGGCGATTGGTTCAGTAGCTTGGGCAATGGTTCTTCCACAGTTCAAGAACACCAAACTCGCATACTCCTTCTCACTTATCTTAGGTGCAGCAGGCTTTGTCCTCGCAGCCTTCGTACACGACCAATATGTTATGTTCATCCCATTCCTCCTCATCGGATGCGCTTGGGCGGCTATATTGGCAATGCCATTTACCTTAGTTACCAATGCCCTCGAGGGTTATGGCCACTTAGGAACTTATCTTGGCTTGTTCAACGGAACCATCTGTATTCCACAGATTATCGCTGCGGCTATTGGCGGAGTGCTACTCCAGATGGTTGGATCCGTACAAAGTAATATGATGATTGTAGCAGGCGTTTCCCTCTTCCTCGGTGCAATGTCCGTTGGATTCATAAAGGTTCGCCGTCCTGCAGAGCAAGGGTAA
- a CDS encoding LacI family DNA-binding transcriptional regulator, with product MSDSTNITMKDIARDLGVSVATVSRALKDSPRISAEKREVIKKYAQEHNFYPNILAESLRKSKVQPIKVIGVIIPQLDHFYFSSILSGIEEEASSRGYRIMIAQSRENYEDEVKICRAFSESKVCGIIVSQAKNTTKYDHFQTLIDKSMPLVFYDRISTGVNASRVVVDDYMGAFSAVTHLINTGCKRIAYYGTSLTMQIAKNRYNGYLDALLKNGMHPNEQLIKNCDNRSDAELITPSVMRLPEPPDAFFAVNDDTAIGILYSCKRLGFRVPEDVSICGFTNGQRAIACDPMLTTVEQRGVRVGEEAASILIDQVEGKLPKNRVEKRVVRTKLIIRGTTR from the coding sequence ATGAGTGACTCAACCAACATAACAATGAAGGATATAGCCCGAGACCTTGGTGTTTCGGTCGCTACGGTCTCTCGTGCGCTCAAAGACAGCCCTCGTATCTCTGCAGAAAAACGTGAGGTAATAAAGAAGTATGCACAAGAACATAACTTCTACCCAAACATCCTTGCAGAGAGCCTGCGCAAAAGTAAGGTACAACCGATTAAGGTTATCGGTGTTATCATTCCACAGCTTGATCATTTCTACTTCTCATCTATTCTTTCTGGTATCGAAGAAGAGGCTTCTTCACGTGGCTATCGAATTATGATTGCACAGAGCCGAGAGAACTATGAGGACGAAGTGAAAATCTGTCGAGCATTTTCGGAGAGTAAAGTTTGTGGCATCATCGTTTCTCAAGCGAAGAATACTACCAAATACGACCATTTCCAAACACTCATAGATAAGAGTATGCCTTTGGTTTTCTACGATCGTATCAGTACGGGTGTAAATGCAAGTCGAGTAGTTGTTGATGACTATATGGGTGCTTTCTCTGCCGTCACACACCTTATTAATACTGGTTGCAAGCGTATTGCATATTACGGCACTTCGTTAACAATGCAAATCGCAAAGAATCGTTATAATGGATATCTTGATGCCTTACTGAAGAATGGTATGCACCCTAACGAGCAACTGATAAAGAACTGCGACAACAGATCAGATGCCGAGCTTATCACGCCAAGCGTAATGCGACTTCCCGAACCACCAGATGCCTTCTTTGCCGTCAATGATGACACGGCTATCGGTATTCTTTATTCCTGCAAACGATTAGGGTTCCGTGTGCCAGAAGATGTCTCTATCTGCGGTTTCACTAACGGACAACGAGCTATAGCCTGCGACCCAATGCTGACAACTGTAGAACAACGGGGAGTACGCGTAGGTGAAGAGGCTGCAAGTATCCTCATCGATCAGGTAGAAGGAAAACTTCCTAAAAATCGAGTAGAGAAACGTGTCGTGAGAACAAAACTGATTATTAGAGGGACTACGAGGTAA
- a CDS encoding SusC/RagA family TonB-linked outer membrane protein → MKQVKCKFPVRILTLLLGLFLSVSAFAQSTITGQVKDATGEPVIGASVLINGTSNGTVTDLDGNFSVNVQPGATLTISYIGFQKQQVAATNGMVITLQEDQAQQMNEVVVIGYGAVKKSDLTGSVTALKPDSKNKGLVVNAQDMLAGKVAGVSVTSDGGTPGGGANIRIRGGSSLNASNNPLIVIDGVAMDQTGIKGVSNPLSLVNPQDIESFNVLKDASATAIYGSRGSNGVIIITTKKGRRGLQVSYNGSFTVSRNSKNLDVLSADEYRSLIAKKFGTDLYTLDSNGNKVPTAYSRLGSANTNWQNEIFRTALSHDHNVAVSGQVGDWLPYRVSAGYTNQQGIIKTSNFERFTGALTLSPSFLNDHLKVTLNAKGMWTKNRYADGEAIKAARQFDPTQPVYASGYENFGGYYQWLDDGTALNDSSWPKTYYSLATKNPVSILNLKNDRAISRDFLGSADVDYKVHGFEDLRFHVTAGVDVAKGRQVTDVDPASPQAIYYGSYGWESQLKRNMQLSAYAQYYHDFNDKAKNHFDIMAGYEWAHFWHNTKNAYWSYYPSTNRDATLAGKQRNYAPYYYATENYLVSFFGRANWSLMDGRYMVTATVRNDGSSRFKEHWATFPSFAFAWRVNEENLFKQIDWLSDLKLRLSWGMTGQQEGIGDYNYFAIYEMNTGNESTYPIAGNGSLARPKAYDPNLKWETTTSYNVGLDWGILKQRLTGSVDWYYRKTTDLLNSATVPAGANFRNQVMSNIGSMYNMGVETSLHWLAVNAKDFNWTMDYNFTYNYNKITDLNGGNDPDYFVPTGGISAGTGGNIQAQHVGNAVNSFHVFQQAYDKNGKPLEGVVVDRNSDGKITDADKYYYKAPAAPVTMGFASRFEYRNWDLGFALRASLGNYVYNDAFASTSNMSNSEIFVKSKFLVNRPTDVVADNWLSTETTSTQTDYWVQNASFLKMDNITLGYSFANLLKRGSWNGITGRIYGTVNNVFCLTKYKGLDPEVFNGIDNNLYPRPISFILGLNLNF, encoded by the coding sequence ATGAAGCAGGTAAAATGCAAATTTCCTGTTAGGATATTGACTCTATTGTTGGGTCTATTCCTTTCAGTCAGTGCCTTTGCGCAGTCTACGATTACTGGACAGGTGAAGGATGCTACTGGCGAGCCAGTCATTGGTGCTTCTGTCCTTATCAATGGGACATCGAATGGTACTGTGACCGACCTTGATGGTAACTTCTCTGTCAACGTACAGCCGGGTGCTACTTTGACAATCTCTTACATTGGTTTCCAGAAACAACAGGTGGCTGCAACCAATGGTATGGTAATTACACTTCAGGAAGACCAAGCACAGCAGATGAATGAGGTTGTTGTTATTGGTTACGGTGCTGTTAAGAAGAGTGACCTTACGGGTTCTGTGACAGCCTTGAAACCTGATAGCAAGAATAAGGGTCTTGTTGTTAATGCACAGGACATGCTTGCTGGTAAGGTTGCCGGTGTGAGTGTAACGAGCGATGGTGGTACTCCTGGTGGCGGTGCTAACATTCGTATTCGTGGTGGTTCTTCTTTGAACGCATCTAACAATCCATTGATTGTGATTGATGGTGTGGCTATGGACCAGACAGGTATTAAGGGTGTAAGCAATCCTTTGTCACTTGTAAACCCACAGGATATTGAGTCTTTCAACGTTTTGAAGGATGCTTCTGCTACTGCAATCTATGGTTCTCGTGGTTCAAATGGTGTTATCATCATTACAACTAAGAAGGGACGTCGTGGTTTACAGGTTTCTTATAATGGTAGCTTTACTGTTAGTAGAAATTCTAAGAATCTTGATGTGTTGTCTGCTGATGAGTATCGTAGCCTTATTGCAAAGAAGTTTGGAACAGATCTCTATACGCTCGACTCAAATGGTAATAAGGTTCCAACAGCTTATTCACGTCTTGGTAGTGCTAATACTAACTGGCAGAACGAAATCTTCCGTACAGCGCTTAGCCATGACCACAACGTAGCTGTTTCTGGTCAAGTTGGTGACTGGTTGCCTTATCGTGTTAGTGCAGGCTACACAAATCAGCAGGGTATCATCAAGACTTCTAACTTTGAGCGTTTCACTGGAGCGTTGACATTGAGCCCTTCTTTCTTGAATGACCATTTGAAGGTTACGTTGAATGCTAAGGGAATGTGGACAAAGAATCGTTATGCTGATGGTGAGGCTATCAAGGCAGCACGTCAGTTTGACCCAACACAGCCAGTCTATGCGTCTGGTTATGAGAACTTCGGTGGCTACTATCAGTGGCTTGATGATGGTACAGCGCTCAATGATAGCAGTTGGCCAAAGACCTATTATTCATTGGCAACAAAGAACCCTGTGTCTATTCTTAACCTAAAGAACGACCGTGCTATCAGCCGTGACTTCCTTGGTAGTGCCGATGTTGATTATAAAGTTCATGGCTTTGAAGACCTCCGTTTCCACGTTACTGCAGGTGTTGATGTTGCTAAGGGACGTCAGGTAACAGATGTTGATCCAGCCTCTCCACAGGCAATCTATTATGGTTCTTACGGTTGGGAATCGCAATTGAAACGTAACATGCAGCTCTCTGCATACGCTCAGTACTACCACGATTTCAATGATAAAGCAAAGAATCACTTCGATATCATGGCTGGTTATGAGTGGGCACACTTCTGGCATAACACTAAAAACGCTTATTGGAGTTACTATCCATCAACAAACAGAGATGCAACTCTTGCAGGTAAACAACGCAACTATGCACCTTATTACTATGCGACAGAGAACTACCTTGTATCCTTCTTCGGTCGTGCAAACTGGTCTTTGATGGATGGTCGTTATATGGTAACTGCAACCGTACGTAATGATGGTTCTTCACGTTTCAAGGAGCATTGGGCAACGTTCCCATCATTCGCTTTCGCATGGCGTGTCAATGAAGAGAACCTTTTCAAGCAGATTGACTGGTTGTCAGACTTGAAACTTCGCCTTAGCTGGGGTATGACTGGTCAGCAGGAAGGTATCGGCGACTATAATTACTTCGCGATATACGAAATGAATACAGGTAATGAATCTACCTATCCAATTGCTGGTAATGGTTCTTTGGCTCGTCCAAAGGCATACGATCCAAACTTGAAGTGGGAGACAACTACCTCTTATAACGTAGGTCTTGATTGGGGTATTCTCAAGCAGCGCCTCACAGGTAGCGTTGATTGGTACTACCGTAAGACCACCGACTTGCTCAATAGTGCAACCGTACCAGCAGGTGCTAACTTCCGTAATCAGGTAATGAGCAACATTGGTTCTATGTATAATATGGGTGTTGAAACAAGTCTCCACTGGTTGGCAGTGAACGCTAAGGACTTCAACTGGACAATGGATTACAACTTTACCTATAACTATAATAAGATTACTGACCTTAATGGTGGTAATGACCCAGACTACTTCGTACCTACAGGTGGTATCTCTGCTGGTACAGGTGGTAACATCCAGGCACAGCATGTAGGTAATGCAGTTAACTCTTTCCACGTATTCCAGCAGGCATATGATAAGAATGGCAAGCCGTTGGAGGGTGTAGTTGTCGACCGCAACAGCGATGGTAAGATTACCGATGCTGATAAGTACTACTACAAGGCACCTGCAGCACCAGTAACGATGGGCTTTGCTTCTCGTTTCGAGTATCGCAACTGGGACCTTGGTTTCGCACTCCGTGCAAGTCTTGGCAACTATGTTTACAATGATGCTTTTGCAAGTACTTCTAATATGTCTAACTCAGAAATATTTGTAAAGAGCAAGTTCCTTGTGAACCGTCCTACAGATGTAGTAGCAGACAACTGGTTGTCAACCGAGACTACATCTACTCAGACAGACTACTGGGTACAGAATGCTTCTTTCTTGAAGATGGATAACATAACTTTGGGTTATAGCTTCGCTAATCTTCTCAAGCGGGGTTCATGGAATGGAATCACTGGTCGTATTTATGGAACTGTGAATAACGTGTTCTGCCTTACTAAGTATAAAGGTCTCGACCCAGAGGTGTTCAATGGTATTGACAACAACCTCTATCCACGTCCAATCTCATTCATCTTGGGTTTGAACCTGAATTTCTAA